A single genomic interval of Salinarchaeum sp. IM2453 harbors:
- a CDS encoding phosphatase PAP2 family protein: MLADEWHPIVSDSTVESMVYGTPEVIAVVLTYLTHLGSVVFVVPAVALVYFWAPQKTVSWVAAICSYYGLMAGIKSLNSAERPPVTTHVDPSWFPGPLSWFYSHGAGITTTSFPSGNVMVATIVAALFVLDINVWNKQKRLLVSSLFVGIVGYSRVALGVHYPVDVIGGILLGLVVFGTIVGLREKRGVMAAFLFAVAVTFFSVWVRSNGFGIPAWSGIQGSNRVIAVGSAVGASLAWHYVRDRSPQRIAVSSPRFTFAGAILFVGLSYSLREAIGHPLTTLIWAGSAAAVLIIAPYLLSPGKKYFQEMITDQT, encoded by the coding sequence ATGTTGGCGGACGAGTGGCACCCGATTGTTAGTGACTCTACTGTTGAGTCAATGGTCTATGGCACCCCCGAGGTTATTGCTGTGGTTCTAACTTATCTTACCCACCTGGGAAGCGTTGTCTTCGTTGTACCAGCCGTTGCACTTGTGTATTTCTGGGCCCCGCAAAAGACCGTATCGTGGGTTGCAGCTATTTGTAGTTATTATGGCCTAATGGCTGGTATCAAGTCGCTCAATTCGGCAGAACGCCCGCCAGTAACAACACATGTAGATCCATCGTGGTTTCCGGGGCCACTATCTTGGTTCTACAGCCATGGGGCTGGAATAACAACGACCAGTTTCCCGAGTGGGAATGTTATGGTAGCAACGATTGTTGCGGCACTATTTGTCCTTGACATCAACGTCTGGAATAAACAAAAACGCCTGCTCGTTAGCTCATTGTTTGTTGGGATTGTTGGATACTCTCGCGTCGCATTAGGCGTTCACTACCCGGTTGATGTGATTGGTGGAATCTTGCTTGGGCTTGTTGTTTTTGGAACAATCGTTGGATTACGAGAGAAACGTGGCGTTATGGCAGCGTTTCTGTTCGCCGTCGCTGTGACATTTTTCAGTGTCTGGGTTCGTAGTAATGGGTTTGGAATCCCGGCGTGGAGTGGAATTCAAGGTTCGAACCGAGTAATTGCGGTTGGGAGTGCCGTTGGTGCTTCACTTGCTTGGCATTATGTTCGTGATCGTTCCCCGCAGCGAATTGCTGTATCTTCGCCTCGATTTACGTTTGCAGGTGCTATCCTGTTCGTCGGTCTATCATATTCTCTCCGTGAGGCGATCGGGCACCCACTAACTACGCTCATATGGGCTGGATCAGCAGCTGCAGTACTTATCATAGCCCCATACCTGCTATCTCCCGGTAAAAAATATTTTCAAGAGATGATTACGGATCAAACGTGA
- a CDS encoding MTH1187 family thiamine-binding protein, translated as MVVFAYLSVAPVREGSMADDVADAIAELDAFDVEYETNPMGTVIEAEDIDTLLAAVGAAHKAVDADRVSTVVKIDDKRSHDHDAEEKVTAVEDVLGRQAKSEHNKV; from the coding sequence ATGGTGGTATTTGCATACCTTTCAGTTGCTCCAGTTCGTGAAGGAAGCATGGCTGATGACGTTGCTGATGCAATTGCAGAACTCGATGCATTTGATGTAGAATACGAGACGAATCCGATGGGCACAGTTATCGAAGCTGAGGACATCGACACTCTCTTGGCTGCTGTTGGGGCGGCACATAAAGCAGTTGACGCGGACCGAGTCAGTACTGTAGTGAAAATCGACGACAAACGATCACATGATCACGATGCAGAAGAAAAGGTAACTGCTGTGGAAGACGTGCTTGGACGACAGGCGAAGTCAGAACACAACAAGGTATAG